The following proteins come from a genomic window of Pleuronectes platessa chromosome 2, fPlePla1.1, whole genome shotgun sequence:
- the manbal gene encoding protein MANBAL translates to MSAELDLSPPEVPEPTFLESVLRYGLFLGAIFQFICILAIFLPISKGHEQDEPESTDSKAAEQIKKPKGGAPQIRQKPKKESKKKR, encoded by the exons ATGTCTGCAGAGCTGGACCTGTCCCCTCCAGAAGTCCCTGAGCCCACCTTCCTCGAGAGCGTGCTGCGCTACGGCCTGTTTCTGGGCGCCATCTTCCAGTTTATCTGCATCCTGGCTATTTTCCTCCCCATATCCAAGGGGCATGAACAG gATGAGCCCGAGTCCACGGACAGTAAAGCTGCTGAGCAGATAAAGAAACCTAAAGGAGGAGCTCCTCAGATTCGACAGAAGCCAAAGAAAGAGAGCAAGAAGAAGCGATAG
- the LOC128448969 gene encoding nuclear factor of activated T-cells, cytoplasmic 2 (The sequence of the model RefSeq protein was modified relative to this genomic sequence to represent the inferred CDS: added 18 bases not found in genome assembly), producing the protein MSLGPTESLGRDISQEELDFNDLFLYNPPGEDFPVGCDKDDPVVLFQNVKQPPLLVVDHHAAYVSSSIHPASGHSSSSRSPTTEDLTGAVFESLGLVSRPENIPAPSPRIEITPSGDSLSSQTLQPSPSSKVLAAYRECVSPASSNSSTGWAAETYSPAASPCVSPSNRSGCSVGFTALDLCPGLQGIHTSSAHSSPGASPRNSVTDEPFLLPQHQRAAAPLLQQRSHSPHGKRAYVQAHSFQGGTPVKQRSRSPSPIPSPLEQQGSHYLHQTQAEFQTQVQGLGEEWSSSLSRPVPSVLVQGAHGQAQRQDCVYGEVYDWAIEQERIGRSGAGVKPDIVYMVPAVWPPSHQVQHENFSGLSVAPLPQLDRQLPSQSGQYELLIRQQPRSHHRAHYETEGSRGAVKTPKGGHPEIQLCGYEGSAPLGLQVFIGTADERLLKPHAFYQVHRVTGKTVTTPSMERMINGTKVLEIPLEPKNHMRVVIDCVGILKLRNADIELRNGETDIGRKNTRVRLVFQVHVPQSGGRLVSLQVASEPIECSQRAQELPTVERQDLDRCSVLGGQQMVLTGQNFTPDSKVIFSEKTQEGQQIWEMEATVDKDKTQANMLFV; encoded by the exons ATGAGTTTGGGTCCCACCGAGAGTCTGGGTCGCGACATTAgtcaggaggagctggacttCAATGACCTGTTCCTGTATAATCCTCCTGGAGAGGATTTCCCTGTCGGCTGTGACAAAG ATGATCCAGTCGTCCTCTTTCAGAATGTCAAGCAGCCTCCTCTGCTGGTGGTCGACCATCACGCCGCGTACGTCTCCAGCTCCATCCATCCAGCCTCCGGCCACAGCTCCTCCTCTCGCAGCCCCACCACGGAGGACCTGACAGGGGCTGTGTTTGAGTCTTTGGGCCTGGTATCCAGACCAGAGAACATACCCGCTCCCAGCCCCAGAATTGAGATCACTCCCTCAGGCGACTCCCTCAGCTCGCAGACCCTGCAGCCCAGCCCTAGCTCCAAAGTCCTGGCAGCCTACAGGGAGTGTGTGAGCCCTGCCAGCAGCAACTCCTCCACAGGATGGGCAGCAGAGACCTACTCTCCAGCGGCGTCCCCATGTGTCTCTCCTTCCAATAGAAGTGGCTGTAGCGTGGGGTTTACCGCCTTAGACCTGTGCCCGGGCCTCCAGGGCATCCACACCTCCTCTGCCCACTCCTCTCCAGGAGCCTCGCCTCGCAACAGCGTCACAGATGAGCCCTTTCTCCTGCCACAGCACCAACGTGCTGCTGCACCACTCCTCCAGCAGCGCTCCCATTCGCCACATGGGAAGCGAGCCTATGTGCAGGCCCACTCCTTTCAGGGGGGCACTCCTGTCAAACAGCGCTCCAGGAGCCCGAGCCCCATCCCCTCTCCGCTTGAGCAGCAGGGGTCCCACTATCTTCACCAGACCCAAGCGGAGTTTCAGACCCAGGTTCAGGGTCTCGGCGAGGAATGGAGCTCCAGTCTTTCCAGACCAGTGCCCTCTGTCCTGGTGCAGGGTGCACATGGGCAGGCCCAGAGGCAGGACTGTGTGTATGGAGAGGTTTATGACTGGGCCATCGAGCAGGAGAGGATTGGTAGGTCTGGAGCCGGGGTGAAGCCTGACATAGTCTACATGGTCCCAGCTGTGTGGCCCCCCTCTCATCAAGTCCAACACGAAAATTTCAG tggtCTCTCTGTGGCCCCACTTCCTCAACTAGACAGGCAATTACCCAGTCAGTCTGGTCAGTATGAACTGCTGATCCGGCAGCAGCCCAGGTCTCACCACCGAGCTCACTACGAGACTGAGGGAAGCCGCGGCGCCGTTAAAACACCCAAAGGAGGGCACCCAGAAATCCAG CTCTGTGGGTATGAAGGCTCGGCTCCACTGGGGCTGCAGGTCTTCATAGGCACGGCCGACGAGAGGCTCCTGAAACCTCACGCCTTCTACCAGGTGCACCGCGTCACGGGCAAAACCGTCACCACGCCCAGTATGGAGAGGATGATCAACGGGACCAAAGTATTGGAGATCCCTCTGGAGCCAAAGAACCATATGAGAGTGGT GATCGACTGTGTCGGGATCCTGAAGCTGAGAAATGCCGACATTGAACTGAGGAACGGTGAGACGGACATCGGACGCAAGAACACACGTGTGCGTTTGGTGTTTCAGGTCCACGTCCCCCAGTCCGGAGGCCGGCTCGTGTCTCTTCAAGTTGCCTCTGAGCCCATTGAATGCT cCCAGCGAGCTCAGGAGCTCCCCACAGTCGAGAGGCAGGACCTGGACCGATGCTCGGTGCTCGGGGGTCAACAGATGGTCCTCACTGGACAAAATTTCACCCCTGACTCCAAGGTGATATTCTCTGAGAAGACacaag AGGGGCAGCAAATCTGGGAGATGGAGGCTACGGttgacaaagacaaaacacaagct
- the LOC128448985 gene encoding 1,25-dihydroxyvitamin D(3) 24-hydroxylase, mitochondrial: MRTQIKKVPQIVELLRNKSVGLQHFKPTSSVCVLEQKDVVEAAQCPHAASRAQSLDAIPGPTNWPLVGSLVELLRKGGLTRQHEALIDYHKKFGKMFRMKLGSFESVHIGAPCLLEALYRKEGNYPQRLEIKPWKAYRDLRNEAYGLLILEGKDWQRVRSAFQQKLMKPTEVVKLDRKINQVLEDFVSRIGKVNVDGKIEDLYFELNKWSFETICLVLYDKRFGLLQEEVNEEAMNFITAVKTMMSTFGMMMVTPVELHKCLNTKTWQDHTSAWDRIFSTAKVYIDKKLKGNAEERADDDLIGDILQNSNLSKKELYAAITELQIGGVETTANGMLWAIFNLSRNPGAQRRLREEIKEAVPADQNPCGEHIKRMPYLKACLKESMRLSPSVPFTSRTLDKDTVLGDYAIPKGTVLMINSHALGSNEEYFEDGKQFKPERWLRETSTINPFAHVPFGIGKRMCIGRRLAELQLQLAMCWLVRDYDIVATDNEPLDVIHSGLLVPSRELPVAFIKR; this comes from the exons ATGAGGACGCAGATCAAGAAGGTCCCTCAGATAGTGGAGCTGCTGAGGAACAAGTCCGTGGGGCTGCAGCACTTCAAGCCCACATCCTCAGTGTGCGTCCTGGAGCAGAAGGATGTGGTGGAGGCTGCGCAGTGCCCTCACGCCGCCTCCAGAGCGCAGAGCCTGGACGCGATCCCAGGTCCCACCAACTGGCCCCTGGTCGGCAgcctggtggagctgctgcgtAAAGGAGGTCTGACGAGACAACACGAGGCGCTG atTGATTATCATAAGAAATTCGGAAAGATGTTCCGGATGAAGCTGGGCTCCTTTGAGTCCGTGCACATTGGCGCACCTTGCCTGCTGGAGGCTCTCTACAGGAAGGAGGGAAATTACCCTCAGAGGCTGGAGATCAAACCCTGGAAAGCATACAGGGACCTGAGGAACGAGGCGTACGGACTCCTCATCCT GGAGGGGAAAGACTGGCAGAGAGTGAGGAGCGCCTTCCAGCAGAAGCTCATGAAACCCACCGAGGTGGTGAAGCTGGATCGCAAAATCAACCAG gtgctggaggatttcGTCAGCAGAATTGGAAAAGTAAACGTCGATGGGAAGATTGAAGACTTGTACTTCGAACTGAATAAATGGTCGTTTGAGA CCATTTGTCTGGTCCTATACGACAAGAGGTTCggtctgctgcaggaggaggtcaACGAGGAGGCCATGAACTTCATCACAGCTGTGAAAACC ATGATGAGCACATTTGGCATGATGATGGTCACACCGGTGGAGCTCCACAAGTGCCTCAACACCAAAACATGGCAGGACCACACCTCAGCGTGGGACCGCATTTTCAGCACAg CCAAAGTCTACATCGACAAGAAGCTGAAGGGAAACGCTGAGGAGAGAGCTGATGACGATTTGATCGGTGACATCTTGCAAAACAGCAACCTCTCGAAGAAGGAGCTCTACGCTGccatcacagagctgcagatCGGAGGAGTAGAGACG ACTGCCAACGGTATGCTGTGGGCTATTTTCAACCTGTCACGTAACCCTGGCGCCCAGAGGAGGCTGCGGGAGGAGATTAAAGAGGCGGTGCCTGCTGACCAGAACCCGTGCGGAGAGCACATCAAGCGCATGCCCTACCTCAAGGCTTGCCTCAAGGAGTCTATGAG GTTATCGCCATCAGTTCCATTCACCAGCAGAaccctggacaaagacactgtGTTGGGAGATTATGCCATTCCCAAAGGG ACTGTTTTGATGATAAACAGCCACGCACTGGGCTCCAATGAGGAGTACTTCGAGGATGGGAAGCAGTTCAAACCCGAGCGATGGCTGCGAGAGACCAGCACCATCAACCCCTTCGCCCACGTTCCCTTCGGCATCGGCAAGAGGATGTGCATCGGCCGGCGGCTGgcggagctgcagctgcagctggccATGTGCTGG TTGGTCAGAGACTATGACATCGTGGCCACAGACAATGAGCCGCTCGATGTGATCCATTCAGGACTCCTGGTTCCCAGCAGAGAACTGCCAGTCGCCTTCATCAAGAGATGA